Proteins encoded in a region of the Fusobacterium sp. IOR10 genome:
- a CDS encoding succinylglutamate desuccinylase — MIGNKKTAIGILVCSLMVAFLAGKEFVKMREPAPIYKGEGVTDVKMLSEYFPGIKGTHADTEVYILKGKEKGGSTLVLGGTHPNEPSAYLAAITIIENAKVNKGTIYVVPRTNNSAFSHNDPQEASPQRFHIKTKNGERWFRYGSRATNPLDQWPDPDVYIHASSGQHLSGSETRNINRAYPGRKDGTFTEKAAYGIVQLVKKNNINLEIDLHEASPEYPVINAMVAHERAMELASTAVMNLEFDNIKIGLEPSPVNLRGLTHREIGDYTDAYAVLMETANASQGRLRGKTDEKLVLTGIDPTYVKAQKLGRLYVPYDEKGHPIEERVGRHTTGVIELINAMGDIEPNKAIEVEGIPTKDELMENGLGNYLHDPE, encoded by the coding sequence ATGATAGGAAATAAAAAAACTGCAATAGGTATATTAGTCTGCTCTTTAATGGTAGCATTTTTAGCAGGTAAAGAGTTTGTGAAAATGAGAGAGCCAGCTCCTATATATAAGGGAGAAGGGGTAACAGATGTAAAAATGTTAAGTGAATACTTCCCTGGAATAAAGGGAACACATGCAGATACAGAAGTTTATATATTAAAGGGAAAAGAAAAAGGTGGAAGTACATTGGTATTAGGAGGAACACATCCTAATGAGCCATCTGCCTACTTAGCAGCAATAACAATAATAGAAAATGCCAAGGTAAACAAAGGAACTATATATGTTGTTCCTAGAACTAACAACAGTGCATTTTCTCACAATGATCCACAAGAAGCATCACCTCAAAGATTTCATATAAAAACTAAAAATGGAGAAAGATGGTTTAGATATGGTTCCCGTGCAACTAATCCTTTAGATCAATGGCCTGATCCAGATGTATATATTCATGCAAGTTCTGGTCAACATCTATCAGGAAGTGAAACTAGAAATATAAATAGAGCTTATCCAGGAAGAAAAGATGGAACTTTTACAGAAAAAGCAGCCTATGGAATAGTGCAATTGGTGAAAAAAAATAATATAAATTTAGAAATAGATTTACATGAAGCATCACCAGAATACCCAGTAATAAATGCTATGGTAGCACACGAAAGAGCTATGGAACTTGCATCTACAGCAGTAATGAATTTAGAATTTGATAATATTAAAATTGGATTAGAACCTTCCCCTGTAAACTTAAGAGGATTAACTCATAGGGAAATAGGAGATTATACAGATGCCTATGCTGTGTTAATGGAAACAGCCAATGCATCTCAAGGAAGACTTAGAGGTAAAACAGATGAAAAACTTGTTTTAACAGGAATAGATCCAACATATGTAAAGGCACAAAAACTAGGAAGACTATATGTTCCCTATGATGAAAAAGGTCATCCTATTGAAGAAAGAGTGGGAAGACATACAACAGGAGTTATAGAACTTATAAATGCTATGGGAGATATAGAACCTAATAAGGCTATAGAAGTGGAAGGAATTCCAACAAAGGATGAATTAATGGAAAATGGTTTAGGTAACTATTTACATGATCCAGAATAA
- the pgsB gene encoding poly-gamma-glutamate synthase PgsB codes for MNIVGLLFIIIYFVKIIVEKKRLEKSRSKIKIIIHVNGIRGKSTVSRLIDAGLRDGKTKVFTKVTGTNPRYINVEGIEKPINRRGKANIREQIKIINKGAKSRAEILVLECMAVKPEFQRICEDKILRANISVITNVREDHLDEMGDTLEKIAESLSSTICTNGALFTGDKNYFEFFKEVAKKKNTKAYLSSCENKEYEEIDFPENVALALEVCTYCGVDKKEALERMKNYKRDVGILKGIQFKNKLEKNIYFLNAMAANDPNSTENIIKLYKEKPVWKRERYLMVNNRKDRLTRLKQFAKFVKENQGDYEKIFISGESKNIFYKNLKHLKDKIRIIEDLNEFDELSSDSLIIAVGNICGKGKEILEKIERRGEK; via the coding sequence ATGAATATTGTTGGCTTACTGTTTATAATAATTTATTTTGTTAAAATAATAGTTGAAAAGAAAAGATTAGAAAAAAGTAGATCTAAAATAAAAATTATTATACATGTAAATGGAATAAGAGGAAAGTCAACAGTATCTCGCCTTATTGATGCAGGACTTAGAGATGGAAAAACTAAAGTTTTTACAAAGGTAACAGGTACTAATCCTAGATATATAAATGTGGAAGGAATAGAAAAGCCCATAAATAGAAGAGGAAAAGCAAATATAAGGGAACAAATAAAGATTATAAACAAAGGGGCAAAGTCTAGAGCAGAAATTTTAGTTTTAGAATGTATGGCAGTGAAGCCAGAATTTCAAAGAATATGTGAAGATAAGATACTAAGGGCAAATATTTCAGTAATAACAAATGTAAGGGAAGATCATTTAGATGAAATGGGTGATACTCTTGAAAAAATTGCAGAGTCCCTAAGTTCTACAATTTGTACCAATGGAGCTTTATTTACAGGGGATAAAAATTATTTTGAATTTTTTAAAGAAGTTGCAAAAAAAAAGAACACCAAAGCTTATTTGAGTTCTTGTGAAAATAAAGAGTATGAGGAAATTGATTTTCCAGAAAATGTAGCCCTTGCTTTGGAAGTATGTACCTATTGTGGTGTGGATAAAAAAGAAGCCCTTGAACGAATGAAAAACTATAAAAGGGATGTTGGAATTCTAAAGGGAATTCAGTTTAAAAATAAATTAGAAAAGAACATATATTTTCTCAATGCTATGGCAGCAAATGACCCAAACTCAACAGAAAATATTATAAAACTATATAAAGAGAAACCTGTATGGAAAAGAGAAAGATACCTAATGGTAAATAATAGAAAAGATAGGTTAACAAGATTAAAGCAATTTGCAAAGTTTGTAAAGGAAAATCAAGGGGATTATGAAAAAATATTTATTTCTGGGGAGAGTAAAAATATTTTCTATAAAAACCTAAAACATTTAAAGGACAAAATAAGAATAATAGAAGATTTAAATGAATTTGATGAGCTAAGTTCAGATTCATTAATAATAGCAGTTGGAAATATTTGTGGAAAAGGAAAGGAAATATTAGAAAAGATAGAAAGAAGAGGGGAAAAATGA
- a CDS encoding DUF6305 family protein, translating to MKKIIGLLTFILLGVASFAATFEKPILLTSVGQSADVQMVKILLKRAKIESTFDKVVTEDGLKDSKTLILAIGGSSKGLGAAGIKVEDEVARAEKLIDAAKEKGMKIIGLHIGGEARRGNLSDKFVNVAANKCDKLIVVSSGNKDGLFDTIAAENNIELILIPKITAAVKPLEEAFN from the coding sequence ATGAAGAAAATAATAGGATTACTAACATTTATATTACTAGGAGTAGCAAGTTTTGCAGCAACATTTGAAAAACCAATTTTACTAACTTCAGTTGGTCAAAGTGCAGATGTTCAAATGGTAAAGATTTTATTAAAAAGAGCAAAAATAGAATCTACATTTGATAAAGTAGTTACAGAGGATGGATTAAAGGATTCTAAAACATTGATCTTAGCAATTGGTGGAAGTTCAAAGGGACTAGGAGCAGCAGGAATAAAAGTTGAAGATGAAGTGGCAAGAGCTGAAAAATTAATAGATGCAGCAAAGGAAAAGGGAATGAAAATAATAGGATTACACATAGGTGGAGAGGCAAGAAGAGGAAATTTATCTGATAAATTTGTAAATGTTGCAGCTAACAAATGTGATAAATTAATAGTAGTTTCCAGTGGAAATAAAGATGGATTGTTTGACACAATTGCTGCAGAAAATAATATAGAATTAATATTAATTCCTAAAATAACAGCAGCAGTAAAACCTTTAGAAGAAGCTTTTAATTAA
- the ggt gene encoding gamma-glutamyltransferase encodes MIKLRKRLLVGFVATVLTTITSYGTPLNTYERDVESKNGVVAAAKPEASKVGVKILEEGGNAVDAAIATAFAIGVLEPNASGLGGGGFMLIKPANGDPVVIDFREEAPGKSTPDMYTLDENGKAINQESTVGGKAVGVPGETTGLLTALKKYGTMSRRQVMQPAIDFAYNGIPVTVNLSSIISDNYDKISKYPATAEIYLNDGLPYEVGDKIKNVDYGKTLEKIADNGAKAFYRGEIAEKIANEVQKQGGILTTEDLKNYFVKIRKPIEGTYRGYEIISTPPASSGGTHVIELLNMMENFDLRAMGDNTAKTWHVWSEAMRQMYSDRSEYMGDTDFVKVPLKGLTSKEYAKGLVEKFDLEKPSVDKVPGEPWKYESESTTHIAVMDKEGNMVSITKSINYFFGSGVVVPGTGILLNNHMDDFVAEPGHKNSIEAGKRPLSSMSPTVVLDPKGRPFMAIGSPGATRIITAVALTISNVIDHGMNIQEAINAPRITQYQFGSLKAEGRISAAAYNELKEMGHEIDLKDYYAPYFGGVHAVMMDYSRGILEGGADPRRDGVAAGF; translated from the coding sequence ATGATAAAGTTGAGAAAAAGATTATTAGTTGGATTTGTTGCCACAGTATTAACTACAATTACTTCATATGGTACACCGTTGAACACATATGAAAGGGATGTTGAATCTAAAAATGGTGTAGTAGCAGCAGCAAAACCAGAAGCATCAAAAGTAGGTGTAAAAATATTAGAAGAAGGTGGAAACGCAGTGGACGCAGCAATAGCAACTGCATTTGCCATAGGAGTATTGGAACCAAATGCTTCTGGTCTTGGAGGTGGAGGATTTATGTTAATAAAACCTGCCAATGGGGATCCAGTTGTAATAGACTTTAGAGAAGAGGCTCCAGGAAAATCTACTCCAGATATGTATACACTAGATGAAAATGGAAAGGCAATTAATCAAGAATCAACAGTAGGTGGTAAAGCAGTTGGAGTTCCAGGGGAAACTACAGGACTTTTAACAGCTTTAAAGAAATATGGAACAATGAGCAGAAGACAAGTAATGCAACCAGCAATAGATTTTGCTTACAATGGAATACCTGTAACTGTAAACTTATCTTCAATAATTTCAGACAACTATGATAAAATTTCCAAATATCCAGCAACAGCAGAAATTTACTTAAATGATGGATTACCTTACGAAGTAGGGGACAAAATAAAAAATGTAGATTATGGAAAAACTTTAGAAAAAATAGCTGATAATGGAGCTAAAGCTTTCTATAGAGGTGAAATAGCAGAGAAAATAGCAAATGAAGTACAAAAACAAGGTGGAATATTAACAACAGAGGATTTAAAAAATTATTTTGTTAAAATAAGAAAACCAATTGAAGGAACTTACAGAGGATATGAAATTATATCAACTCCTCCAGCAAGTTCAGGTGGTACTCATGTTATAGAACTTTTAAATATGATGGAAAATTTTGATCTTAGAGCAATGGGAGACAATACAGCTAAAACTTGGCATGTATGGTCAGAGGCTATGAGACAAATGTATTCAGATAGATCAGAATATATGGGAGATACAGACTTTGTAAAAGTTCCATTAAAAGGTTTAACTTCAAAGGAATATGCAAAGGGATTAGTTGAAAAGTTTGACTTGGAAAAACCAAGTGTTGATAAAGTTCCAGGGGAACCTTGGAAATATGAAAGTGAAAGTACAACTCATATAGCTGTTATGGATAAAGAAGGAAATATGGTATCAATAACTAAATCAATTAACTATTTCTTTGGATCTGGAGTAGTAGTTCCAGGAACAGGAATATTATTAAATAACCATATGGATGATTTTGTAGCAGAACCAGGACATAAGAACTCAATAGAAGCAGGAAAAAGACCACTTAGTTCAATGTCTCCAACAGTAGTTTTAGATCCAAAGGGAAGACCATTTATGGCAATTGGATCTCCAGGTGCAACAAGAATAATAACAGCAGTGGCATTAACAATAAGTAATGTTATTGACCATGGTATGAATATACAAGAAGCTATTAATGCTCCAAGAATTACTCAATATCAATTTGGATCATTAAAGGCAGAGGGAAGAATAAGTGCAGCTGCTTACAATGAACTTAAGGAAATGGGACATGAAATAGATTTAAAAGACTATTATGCTCCATATTTTGGAGGAGTTCATGCAGTTATGATGGATTATAGTAGAGGAATATTAGAAGGTGGAGCAGATCCAAGAAGAGATGGAGTAGCAGCTGGATTCTAA
- a CDS encoding TRAP transporter large permease — protein MQIELIIFLGMILTFTISCFKLKLPVSIAMVLSAIVGALIGGEGIPIRHLIEGGFGYLNTILVIATAMIFMKVIQELGTLDALSALILKKFHSNKILLLVFLMFISMFPGMITGSSTAAVLTAGSIVAPILMLIGIPIVETATIIAIGGILGMIAPPVNVPAMIIGGGIDMPFVGFTIPLLMLTIPIAIFTVLFLGLKFTKNLDYEKIKGQLKTEDIEKLGIKVYIPIILSVVLMVLGKIIPTVFNLGMPLIFIISALSALFCGKKINFIKVSKVAVKEALPVLGILVGVGMFIQIMTLTGVRGYVVVSSLSLPPALMYLAMAITIPLFGAVSSYGASSVLGVPFLMALLSHNQIITASAISLIAGLGDLMPPTALAGIFAAQVVGLKDYSEILKKSIIPALVMIVYAIVMIIFSGKLAGIIY, from the coding sequence GTGCAAATAGAATTAATTATATTCTTAGGAATGATACTTACCTTTACAATTTCTTGTTTTAAATTAAAACTTCCAGTAAGTATTGCCATGGTATTGTCAGCAATAGTAGGAGCTTTAATTGGTGGGGAAGGAATTCCCATAAGACATTTAATTGAAGGTGGGTTTGGTTATTTAAATACAATATTAGTTATAGCAACAGCTATGATTTTCATGAAAGTAATACAAGAATTAGGGACTTTAGATGCTTTAAGTGCTCTAATATTGAAGAAGTTTCATTCAAATAAAATTTTACTACTTGTATTTTTAATGTTCATTAGTATGTTTCCAGGAATGATAACTGGATCGTCAACAGCAGCAGTTTTAACTGCAGGTAGTATAGTTGCTCCAATATTAATGTTAATAGGAATTCCAATAGTGGAAACAGCTACAATTATAGCAATTGGAGGTATATTAGGAATGATAGCTCCCCCAGTAAATGTACCAGCTATGATAATAGGTGGAGGAATTGATATGCCCTTTGTTGGATTTACAATTCCATTGCTTATGTTAACAATTCCAATAGCTATATTTACAGTTTTATTTTTAGGATTAAAATTTACTAAAAATTTAGATTATGAAAAAATTAAAGGTCAATTAAAAACAGAAGACATAGAAAAATTAGGAATAAAAGTATATATTCCAATTATTTTAAGTGTTGTTTTAATGGTACTTGGGAAAATAATTCCAACAGTATTCAATTTAGGAATGCCTTTGATTTTTATAATAAGTGCACTATCAGCTCTTTTCTGTGGAAAGAAAATTAACTTTATAAAAGTATCCAAAGTAGCAGTTAAGGAAGCTCTTCCAGTATTAGGTATTTTAGTTGGTGTGGGAATGTTTATTCAAATTATGACATTAACAGGGGTAAGAGGTTATGTTGTAGTTAGTAGTTTAAGTTTACCTCCAGCATTAATGTATCTAGCAATGGCAATTACAATTCCATTATTTGGAGCAGTATCTTCATATGGTGCATCATCTGTATTGGGAGTTCCATTTTTAATGGCGTTATTATCACATAATCAAATAATAACAGCTTCAGCAATTTCACTTATTGCTGGACTTGGGGATTTAATGCCTCCAACAGCACTTGCAGGAATATTTGCAGCTCAAGTTGTAGGATTAAAAGATTACAGTGAAATATTAAAGAAATCAATAATACCAGCATTGGTAATGATAGTGTATGCAATTGTTATGATTATTTTTTCAGGGAAATTAGCAGGAATTATATATTAA